The sequence AAGGAGAAGAAGCTAGAGGCCGCTACCGTGCCAGTGACGCCGATTGTCTAAGGCGTGTTTTAAAATTGATTTCTGAGGGATAAAATGCAGATGCCAAGGAGGACAAAAGCCATGAAGGAGACGTCGGTTTTGTCGTAGCGCGTGGCGATGCGCCGCATCCTTTTGATCTTCTCAAAGAAGTTCTCCACGCAGTGCCTTTTCTTGTAAAGCACCTTGTCGTAAGCCGCCGGGGCCACCCGGTTGCTGCGCGGCGGAATGCAGGCTTTCATACCTTTGCTTGCGATGAGCTCGCGCAACCCATCGCTGTCATAGGCCTTGTCCATGAGCACCCGCCTGCCCTCCACAGATTCAAGCAAAGCTGGCGCATGCAAGACATCAGCTTCCGTCCCTGCCGTCAAAATCAAGGCTTGTGGCTGGCAGCGCCCGTCCACCGCAGCATGCAG is a genomic window of Prosthecobacter fusiformis containing:
- a CDS encoding IS5 family transposase; its protein translation is PGRPLSDLKLVIAGVLHVLKEGGSWRALDVPGVAWETVYGHFRRWAKAGLWDQAMQQMKWHAGKNLGMIDSTHIKVHRDGANPAGGQEQQAMSRTKGGLNTKLHAAVDGRCQPQALILTAGTEADVLHAPALLESVEGRRVLMDKAYDSDGLRELIASKGMKACIPPRSNRVAPAAYDKVLYKKRHCVENFFEKIKRMRRIATRYDKTDVSFMAFVLLGICILSLRNQF